The following are from one region of the Blastocatellia bacterium genome:
- a CDS encoding glycosyltransferase family 4 protein, producing the protein MPKMLILTSSFPPLENDFAGCVVLEFAKSLSHIYEIEVLTPASLSAKSEESWGNIKISRFNYLPFKRLQSLDSARDLQPLLEKSLLARLEIIPFFIVFCWKAFFLAKSVDVICSHWLVPSALVGSLITLLQKKKHLVIEHSGALNFLNKLFLGRYLLKFIAYGSKNIVVVSQELKEKLLKLAPELVNKTSVIPMGVDCNFYQPKANSIKSQKTILFLGRLVKIKGVDILLKALANCLDIKLLIAGDGEQRKELEELAIRLNAPAKFLGTVTGKTKLELLQSCDLVVIPSIILPDGRTEGTPLVCLEAFACAKAVIASDVGGLSFLVIDGKVGYLSQPANIKELREKIFSLISDNNKLKLMGESARKLAEKYDWTKISQEFYLLLKQ; encoded by the coding sequence ATGCCTAAAATGCTTATTTTGACTAGCTCATTTCCTCCTTTAGAAAATGATTTTGCTGGTTGTGTTGTTTTAGAGTTTGCTAAATCACTTTCTCATATTTATGAAATTGAAGTTCTAACACCAGCAAGTTTATCTGCTAAAAGTGAAGAATCTTGGGGAAATATAAAAATAAGTCGTTTTAACTATTTACCTTTCAAGCGTTTACAATCACTTGATTCTGCTAGAGATTTACAACCTTTATTGGAAAAATCTTTATTAGCACGACTAGAAATAATACCTTTTTTTATAGTTTTTTGCTGGAAAGCATTTTTTTTAGCTAAGTCGGTTGATGTTATTTGCTCACATTGGCTTGTTCCTTCTGCATTAGTAGGTAGTTTAATTACACTTCTACAGAAGAAAAAACATTTAGTTATTGAACATTCTGGAGCATTAAATTTTCTGAATAAATTATTTTTAGGGCGATACTTATTAAAATTTATTGCTTATGGAAGTAAAAATATTGTAGTTGTTAGCCAAGAGTTAAAAGAAAAGCTCTTAAAATTAGCTCCAGAACTAGTTAATAAAACTTCAGTAATTCCTATGGGTGTAGATTGTAATTTTTATCAGCCAAAAGCTAACAGTATTAAGAGCCAAAAAACTATTTTATTTCTTGGGCGGCTAGTAAAAATAAAAGGGGTAGACATTTTACTAAAAGCTTTAGCTAATTGTTTAGACATTAAGCTTTTAATTGCTGGTGATGGAGAACAAAGGAAAGAGCTTGAAGAGTTAGCAATTAGGTTAAATGCTCCAGCAAAGTTTTTAGGTACTGTTACAGGAAAAACAAAACTTGAATTACTACAATCTTGTGATCTAGTAGTAATTCCTTCAATAATTTTGCCTGATGGACGTACAGAAGGCACACCCTTAGTTTGTTTAGAGGCGTTTGCTTGTGCTAAAGCAGTAATAGCAAGTGATGTAGGTGGTTTAAGTTTTTTAGTAATTGATGGTAAGGTTGGTTATTTATCTCAGCCTGCTAACATTAAAGAACTAAGAGAAAAAATTTTTTCCTTAATCTCAGATAATAATAAACTTAAATTAATGGGAGAATCTGCAAGAAAATTAGCAGAAAAGTATGATTGGACAAAAATTAGCCAAGAATTTTATTTATTGCTAAAGCAATAG
- a CDS encoding SRPBCC family protein produces MKLYSLQRTQILSIDIKQAWNFFSNPSNLKTITPPWLGFQITSELPEKIYPGLLITYQVTPVLGIPMDWVTEISQVQEPHFFIDEQRLGPYQFWHHQHVFKETPNGLEMRDIVNYSLPLGILGQFAHSLFVSEQLKEIFDFRYKVLDQKFGKATA; encoded by the coding sequence ATGAAGTTATATTCTTTACAAAGAACCCAAATTTTATCAATAGATATAAAACAAGCTTGGAATTTCTTTTCTAATCCTAGTAACTTAAAAACTATTACCCCACCCTGGTTAGGGTTTCAGATCACTTCTGAGTTACCAGAAAAGATTTATCCAGGACTACTTATTACTTATCAAGTAACACCTGTTTTAGGTATTCCTATGGATTGGGTGACGGAAATTTCGCAAGTTCAAGAACCACATTTTTTTATTGATGAGCAAAGACTTGGGCCTTATCAGTTTTGGCACCATCAACATGTTTTTAAGGAAACTCCTAATGGTTTGGAAATGCGCGATATTGTTAACTATAGCCTACCTTTAGGAATACTTGGACAATTTGCACATAGTTTATTTGTTTCAGAACAATTAAAAGAAATTTTTGATTTTCGCTATAAAGTATTAGATCAAAAATTTGGTAAAGCAACAGCTTAA
- a CDS encoding glycosyltransferase family 2 protein, with the protein MYSSHNITVVIPTFNEELFIAKTISSIPDFVDFIIVVDDASKDSSLEVISAAQSSKLIVIKHQKNLGVGAATISGYRQALLLATDIVVVMDGDGQMDAKDLPKLLDQVIILKHHYVKGNRFLDSSIKTMPKFRYLGNKIFSNLMRYALGLPFIIDTQCGYTAITREAIKQLDLDRLYPRYGFLNSLLFQLVARNLRISTVAVRTVYGEEKSDINPFITVPTILYIILYGYLSRIFGNFLTKPTLIAINYNQTNK; encoded by the coding sequence ATGTATTCTTCACATAATATTACAGTAGTAATTCCTACATTTAATGAAGAATTATTTATTGCTAAAACCATTAGTTCTATTCCAGATTTTGTTGATTTTATTATTGTTGTAGATGATGCAAGTAAGGACAGTTCTTTAGAAGTTATTTCTGCTGCTCAAAGTAGCAAACTAATAGTAATTAAACATCAGAAAAATTTAGGTGTTGGTGCTGCTACAATTAGCGGATATCGTCAAGCCTTGCTTTTAGCAACAGATATTGTTGTGGTGATGGATGGAGATGGTCAAATGGACGCAAAAGACCTACCTAAATTACTAGATCAAGTAATTATCCTTAAGCATCATTACGTAAAAGGTAATCGATTTTTAGATAGTAGTATTAAGACAATGCCTAAATTTCGTTACTTAGGCAATAAAATTTTTAGCAACTTAATGCGTTATGCTCTAGGGCTACCATTTATAATAGATACACAATGTGGTTATACTGCAATCACTAGAGAAGCAATTAAGCAACTTGACTTAGACAGACTTTACCCTAGGTATGGATTTCTTAATAGCTTACTTTTTCAATTAGTTGCAAGAAACCTTCGTATAAGTACAGTAGCAGTGCGTACCGTCTATGGAGAGGAAAAGTCTGACATTAACCCTTTTATTACTGTTCCAACAATACTTTATATTATTTTATATGGTTACTTAAGTAGAATTTTTGGCAATTTTCTTACAAAACCTACATTAATAGCAATCAACTACAATCAAACAAATAAATAA